The Alosa sapidissima isolate fAloSap1 chromosome 5, fAloSap1.pri, whole genome shotgun sequence genome has a window encoding:
- the LOC121709862 gene encoding adhesion G-protein coupled receptor G4 has protein sequence MMDKETQIYSTLLSILVLHGTSLIYADPASLWGRKVDFMRYGCTHWELAHSIPSLKGLSVCVEIQRSILTPHWTVFMYSHPGLGHVDIGLKGRDNSLTGENYLLLWLFGRVWSTTFKIRLNTWYSVCITWSEVALSPRLYINGNSVDISYSGEQSGTHTGNYIVADGHLTLGASHFLNNGKMHLETGTDFQGNVTRFRMWNQELPVSQLEQCVDGNVVRWMAKDWHTHGCAPVDDTEHQCVWSLYEVQMNVMIYRWDTQETNEYKARDLVHNWVENVLPPNMYIHTVLVSKLERDNTTGESTVLMDDSLQQDSESVMVIPIENQFACLVYLNVIPGADVSLVQHEVKLQLQNEHSADNIVLFPVHSTIYISPVESLPVVTLEPPHVTTMSSPSTSPALVVLTTASTTGTFLPSSIVTGSKPGSVTSSKPISTFASDQTMNSSAFTIPSISVSTEGTVSESFFKVDLTVTLAGSSMNAEQKIQAWINETLTKEKMSLLNFEFLWKASSLTPIGNGLNNSEQSPLTSRTSHNCRFHVQATTSSTINETIDQIRNSLEVPYDTGSVILDAEPDQIIVCHITPGPCPQQQHQTRQGLFNWPKTSAQHVASYPCEGNTNSTAERKCLLASNNKARWAQPDLQQCPYVVATIPDLEGITVTAENANDVLDMIQCLLSNHTDLNDHELSTILNKLSAVVNITKVTPALGKVIVEILSDILESNSNFHPVTNNILDITESIGDRLSGFSGENFSLVAPGLAISVVNVCPDQFHNLTFGVSSPMQGKSPEVYINQHPFDSTVAFISLPPSLRASFPSGPGVQPRILFQFFGTPALFKDGRKYKALNTFVVSASVTNATGPIQGLKEPVAVTLHHLQDKPSELDVLCVFWNFSKKNSNGGLGGWDPTGCYLHNTSYDHTTCLCDHLTHFGVLLDLSRTPVDETNGKILTIISYIGCGVSSIFLGVTVLTYTAFEKLRRDYPSKILLNLALALEGLNLIYLLNSWLSSLGSSVLCVAVAITMHYFLLASFTWMGLEAVNMYFALVKVFNVYVPSYILKFCALGWGIPLIICGLVLILRRDGYGSAPYGASLEPSDDVFCWVQDDVTFYVSVVGYILLVLLFNMAVFLVVLVQLRNMRFNRPAGMRSGLFKDLRGVASLTFLLGLTWAVALFTWGPVRVPLLYMFSILNSLQGFFLFLFYCLMKENVRKQWRVHLCFGRFRLQDYSEWSQTATVPAKTKLGQAVKFPSVKSVRSNKSSTTESTSASSDSSQREVSIRRPNLGLLCLNGLTLPRAQPTHCAPVHRDIPLPQEHGYAVSPWLTKAGSHLESDIN, from the exons ATGATGGACAAAGAAACACAAATTTACTCAACTTTACTGAGTATTTTAGTACTACATGGCACCTCTCTTATCTATGCAG ATCCCGCCAGCTTATGGGGGAGGAAGGTGGATTTCATGAGATATGGCTGCACCCACTGGGAACTGGCCCACTCCATCCCGAGTCTAAAGGGACTCAGTGTCTGTGTGGAAATCCAGAGATCCATTTTAACTCCACATTGGACTGTGTTCATGTACAGCCATCCTGGATTAGGCCATGTGGATATCGGCCTTAAAGGGAGAGATAACAGCCTTACAGGGGAAAATTACCTTCTCCTCTGGCTTTTTGGCAGAGTGTGGAGCACAACGTTTAAAATACGCCTCAACACCTGGTATTCTGTCTGCATCACCTGGTCTGAGGTTGCACTGTCACCGCGTCTCTACATCAACGGAAATTCTGTCGATATCTCCTACAGTGGAGAACAGTCAGGGACTCATACCGGCAACTACATCGTTGCAGATGGCCACTTGACCCTGGGCGCGTCGCATTTTCTCAATAACGGCAAGATGCATCTGGAGACAGGAACAGACTTCCAGGGGAACGTGACCCGATTCCGCATGTGGAACCAAGAGCTTCCGGTCAGCCAGCTGGAGCAATGTGTGGACGGGAATGTGGTGAGATGGATGGCTAAGGACTGGCACACTCACGGCTGTGCCCCTGTTGATGACACCGAACACCAGTGTG TGTGGTCGCTGTATGAAGTCCAAATGAATGTTATGATTTATCGATGGGACACCCAAGAGACGAATGAGTACAAAGCAAGAGATCTGGTCCACAACTGG GTAGAAAATGTTCTACCACCCAATATGTATATTCATACAGTGTTGGTCTCCAAATTAGAAAG AGATAATACAACAGGAGAGAGTACTGTGCTGATG GATGATTCTCTTCAACAGGACAGTGAATCAGTCATGGTTATACCAATAGAAAACCA GTTTGCATGCTTGGTGTACCTGAATGTGATTCCTGGTGCTGATGTCAGCTTGGTCCAGCATGAGGTGAAGTTGCAGTTGCAGAATGAGCATTCTGCCGATAACATCGTGCTGTTTCCAGTCCACAGCACCATCTACATCAGCCCTGTGG AGTCACTCCCAGTGGTCACCTTAGAACCTCCACATGTAACCACAATGTCTTCTCCCTCGACCAGTCCAGCTTTAGTGGTGTTGACCACAGCCTCTACAACTG GAACGTTTCTTCCCTCGTCTATAGTCACAGGCTCTAAACCAGGCTCAGTGACATCTTCCAAACCAATCTCAACTTTCGCCTCAG ATCAAACCATGAACTCTTCAGCTTTCACCATCCCATCTATCAGCGTCTCCACTGAAGGCACTGTCTCAG AGAGTTTTTTCAAGGTTGATCTGACTGTCACACTCGCTGGATCATCCATGAATGCAGAGCAGAAGATACAAGCTTGG ATCAATGAGACTTTAACAAAGGAGAAGATGTCTTTATTGAACTTCGAGTTCTTATGGAAGGCTAGTag TTTGACTCCTATTGGGAACGGACTAAATAATTCAGAACAA TCACCCCTCACCTCTCGTACAAG TCACAACTGCCGGTTCCATGTACAAGCCACAACATCCTCCACCATAAACGAGACCATAGACCAGATCCGCAACTCTCTGGAGGTTCCCTACGACACTGGTTCTGTGATCCTTGATGCAGAGCCTGACCAGATCATAGTCTGTCATATAA CCCCAGGTCCGTGCCCGCAGCAGCAACACCAGACCAGACAGGGCCTGTTTAACTGGCCCAAGACCAGCGCCCAGCACGTGGCGTCGTACCCCTGCGAGGGAAACACCAACAGCACTGCAGAGAGGAAGTG CTTGTTGGCCTCAAATAACAAAGCCAGATGGGCTCAACCCGATCTACAGCAGTGCCCATATGTAGTGGCAACCATCCCAGACCTTGAGGGTATAACGGTTACAGCAG AAAATGCAAATGACGTGTTGGACATGATACAATGCTTGCTGAGTAACCACACAGATCTGAATGACCACGAGCTTTCCACCATCCTGAACAAGCTGAGTGCAGTGGTGAACATCACCAAAGTGACTCCAGCCCTGGGCAAAGTCATTGTGGAGATCCTCTCAGATATCCTAGAGTCTAACAGCAACTTCCATCCTGTCACAAACAA CATCCTGGACATCACTGAGAGCATTGGAGACAGACTGTCAGGCTTCTCTGGAGAGAACTTCAGTCTGGTGGCCCCTGGACTGGCCATATCTGTGGTGAATGTGTGTCCAGACCAGTTCCATAACCTCACCTTTGGGGTGTCCTCACCTATGCAGGGCAAGAGCCCAGAG GTTTACATCAATCAGCATCCCTTTGACTCCACTGTGGCCTTCATCTCGCTGCCCCCGTCCCTGCGGGCCAGCTTCCCCTCTGGCCCGGGCGTCCAGCCCCGCATCCTGTTCCAGTTCTTCGGAACCCCGGCGCTGTTTAAG GATGGACGCAAATACAAAGCGCTGAACACTTTTGTAGTCTCTGCCAGTGTCACCAATGCTACAGGACCAATCCAGGGTCTTAAGGAGCCTGTGGCAGTAACACTGCACCACCTACAGGACAAACCA TCGGAGttagatgtgttgtgtgtattttggaaTTTCAGCAAGAAAAACAGCAATG GGGGACTCGGAGGCTGGGATCCCACAGGATGCTATCTACACAACACCAGCTATGATCACACTACATGCCTTTGTGATCATCTCACTCATTTTGGTGTCCTACTG GACTTGTCCAGGACTCCTGTGGATGAGACCAATGGAAAGATCCTGACCATCATCTCATATATTGGTTGTGGAGTTTCATCGATCTTCCTGGGGGTGACTGTGTTAACCTACACTGCTTTTGA GAAGCTCCGCAGGGACTACCCTTCCAAGATCCTGCTGAACCTGGCGCTGGCTCTGGAGGGACTCAACCTCATCTACCTGCTCAACTCCTGGCTGTCCTCGCTGGGCAGCTCCGTCCTGTGCGTGGCCGTGGCCATCACCATGCACTACTTCCTCCTGGCCTCCTTCACCTGGATGGGCCTGGAGGCCGTGAACATGTACTTCGCTCTGGTCAAGGTCTTCAACGTCTACGTGCCCTCATACATCCTCAAGTTCTGCGCTCTGGGATGGG GAATTCCTCTCATTATTTGTGGCCTGGTTCTTATTTTGAGACGGGATGGTTATGGCAGTGCTCCGTATGGTGCCTCCCTTGAGCCATCTGATGATGTGTT TTGTTGGGTGCAGGACGACGTGACGTTCTACGTGTCCGTGGTGGGCTACATCCTCCTTGTGCTGCTGTTCAACATGGCCGTGTTCCTGGTGGTCCTAGTGCAGTTGCGCAACATGCGCTTCAACCGCCCGGCGGGTATGCGCAGCGGCCTCTTCAAGGACCTGCGCGGCGTGGCTAGCCTCACCTTCCTCCTGGGACTCACCTGGGCGGTGGCGCTCTTCACATGGGGGCCTGTCAGAGTGCCTCTGCTCTACATGTTCTCCATCCTCAACTCCTTGCAAG gtttctttttgtttttgttctactGTCTAATGAAGGAGAATGTGCGTAAGCAGTGGAGAGTCCATCTCTGCTTCGGCCGGTTCCGGCTTcaagattactcag AATGGAGCCAAACTGCGACAGTGCCTGCAAAGACCAAACTCGGTCAGGCAGTGAAGTTCCCCTCTGTGAAGTCTGTCCGATCCAACAAGTCGAGCACCACTGAGAGCACTTCTGCTTCCTCGGACTCGAGTCAGCGAGAGGTCTCCATCAGAAGGCCCAACCTCG GCCTCCTCTGTTTGAATGGCCTAACCCTGCCCAGGGCCCAGCCAACCCACTGTGCCCCAGTCCACCGAGACATACCCCTCCCCCAGGAACATGGATACGCAGTGTCCCCCTGGCTGACAAAGGCGGGCTCCCACCTTGAAAGTGATATCAACTAA
- the fhl1b gene encoding four and a half LIM domains protein 1b produces MTDRFDCFYCRDDLNGKKYIKKEEKPVCMRCFEKFCANNCVECRRPIGADSKELHHKNRYWHEACFRCAKCYKPLAKESFSTKDDRILCGKCSSREDAPRCHGCYKPILAGSENVEYKGNVWHEECFTCYQCKKPIRSQSFMTKNDNVYCTHCHERKFAKHCASCKQPITTGGVNYQDQPWHSDCFVCTKCRKPLAGTRFTSHEEKPFCVDCYKSTVAKKCTGCNNPITGFGKATNVVNYEGGSWHEYCFNCKKCSINLADKRFIAEAGSIYCSDCAKKL; encoded by the exons ATGACGGACCGCTTCGACTGTTTCTACTGCCGCGACGACCTGAACGGCAAGAAGTACATCAAGAAGGAGGAGAAGCCTGTGTGCATGCGCTGCTTCGAGAAGTTCTGCGCCAACAACTGCGTCGAATGCCGTCGCCCCATCGGGGCTGACTCGAAG GAGCTGCACCATAAGAACCGTTACTGGCACGAGGCTTGCTTCCGCTGCGCCAAGTGCTACAAGCCCCTGGCCAAGGAGTCCTTTAGCACCAAGGATGACCGCATCCTGTGTGGGAAATGCAGCTCCCGCGAGGATGCTCCACGTTGCCATGGCTGCTACAAGCCCATACTGGCAG GCTCTGAGAATGTAGAGTACAAGGGCAATGTGTGGCATGAGGAGTGCTTCACCTGCTACCAGTGTAAAAAGCCCATCCGCTCCCAGAGTTTCATGACCAAGAACGACAACGTGTACTGCACCCACTGCCATGAGAGGAAGTTTGCTAAGCATTGCGCTAGCTGTAAGCAG CCCATCACCACTGGAGGCGTGAACTACCAGGACCAGCCCTGGCATTCAGACTGTTTTGTCTGCACCAAGTGCAGGAAGCCCTTGGCTGGGACCCGCTTCACCTCGCATGAGGAGAAGCCCTTCTGTGTGGACTGCTACAAGAGCACCGTAGCAAAGAAATGCACAGGATGCAACAATCCTATCACAG GGTTTGGTAAAGCCACAAACGTAGTGAACTACGAGGGCGGCTCGTGGCATGAGTACTGCTTCAACTGCAAGAAGTGCTCCATCAATCTGGCTGACAAGCGCTTCATCGCTGAAGCCGGCTCCATCTACTGCTCCGACTGCGCTAAGAAGCTGTGA